The following proteins are encoded in a genomic region of Maribacter hydrothermalis:
- a CDS encoding response regulator, with translation MDNILKTCIVDDDSIYRFTMVKTLESTKFPMDIMVFSDGEEAINFMLDNIDENSKYPDVIFLDIDMPIMDGFQFMEEYIKIKPRVGKKITIYMVSSSLDPVDIERANNISAISDYIVKPIGVGRLKKIIEELLEERK, from the coding sequence ATGGATAATATATTAAAAACGTGTATTGTTGATGATGATTCTATTTATAGATTTACTATGGTCAAAACACTTGAGTCAACTAAATTTCCTATGGATATAATGGTCTTTTCTGATGGAGAGGAGGCTATTAATTTTATGTTAGATAATATTGATGAAAATTCAAAATACCCTGATGTAATTTTTCTAGATATTGATATGCCTATTATGGACGGCTTTCAATTTATGGAAGAATACATAAAAATAAAGCCAAGAGTTGGAAAAAAAATTACCATTTACATGGTTTCGTCTTCTTTGGATCCAGTAGATATTGAAAGAGCCAATAATATTAGTGCAATTTCCGATTATATTGTAAAGCCTATTGGAGTAGGGAGGTTAAAAAAGATTATTGAAGAATTATTAGAGGAGCGAAAATAA
- a CDS encoding YqaE/Pmp3 family membrane protein has translation MSLLTIILNILLPPLAVFMKHGVGTTLLISILLTLLAWLPGVIHAFIVNQ, from the coding sequence ATGTCTTTACTTACTATAATTTTAAATATTCTTTTACCGCCATTAGCTGTTTTTATGAAACATGGTGTTGGTACTACACTCCTAATAAGTATATTATTGACTTTACTAGCTTGGTTGCCAGGAGTAATCCACGCTTTTATAGTTAATCAATAA
- a CDS encoding DUF6503 family protein — translation MNQVIKIAIIFLLLAVGCKELNKENQNDDSTGNLTQENPMNTADTIVKEAIKVHGGTLYDSAAYQFTFREKKYSFDNRNGNLYTVSSKDSLGNTIVDILQGNSFVRTVNNNAVELSKKDVSKYSEALNSVIYFATLPHKLNDKAVIKESVGEAIIKGEDYDIIKVTFNKIGGGKDHDDVFMYWINKKSHYINYLAYSYSVNEGGVRFRSAYNPRTIDGIRFQDYINWEAPIGTPLKDLPAMFEKEQLKELSRIETEEVQNLNSGSSVE, via the coding sequence ATGAACCAGGTAATTAAAATCGCTATCATTTTTCTGCTACTTGCGGTAGGGTGTAAAGAGCTAAATAAAGAAAACCAAAATGATGATTCAACGGGAAATTTAACACAAGAAAATCCCATGAATACGGCTGATACTATTGTCAAGGAAGCTATTAAAGTACATGGCGGAACATTATATGACAGTGCAGCTTATCAATTTACGTTTCGCGAAAAAAAGTATTCTTTTGATAATAGAAATGGGAATCTCTATACCGTAAGTTCAAAAGATAGTTTAGGAAATACGATTGTAGATATTTTACAGGGAAATAGTTTTGTTAGAACAGTAAATAATAACGCAGTAGAACTATCCAAAAAGGATGTATCGAAATATAGTGAAGCTTTAAACTCGGTTATTTATTTTGCTACATTACCTCATAAATTAAATGACAAAGCTGTAATAAAGGAAAGCGTTGGGGAAGCGATCATTAAAGGGGAAGATTATGATATTATAAAGGTTACTTTTAATAAAATTGGTGGTGGTAAAGACCATGATGATGTTTTTATGTATTGGATAAATAAAAAATCTCATTATATAAATTACTTGGCCTATAGCTATAGTGTAAATGAAGGCGGTGTTCGTTTTAGAAGTGCCTATAACCCAAGAACTATAGATGGTATTCGTTTTCAAGATTATATTAATTGGGAGGCTCCAATTGGAACGCCATTAAAGGACTTGCCGGCAATGTTCGAGAAAGAACAATTAAAAGAACTATCAAGAATTGAAACAGAAGAAGTTCAAAATTTAAATTCCGGGAGTTCAGTAGAATAG
- a CDS encoding MFS transporter, whose amino-acid sequence MESSSTNSNVNANRLFYASCFALITTAFSFAIAAGILDQLKTELELSASQAGLITSMWFAGFPIAMVIGGLIYHKVGGKVIMQFAFFAHAIGILLLIFSESYMGLLVANLLIGLGNGCTEAACNPMIADAYKGNRMSTMLNRFHMWFPGGIAVGSLLSGFMTDFGIIGQSQVWLLLIPAVIYAYLFYGQTWPKAKIEEAATISGNLKGMFTPLFLFIAVCMALTAISEFGPNQWVGLILSKSGAEPTLILALTAGLMAIARYFGGNMVAKFDQTGVLLGSAVLATIGIYLFSTQTGAMAYVAAVIFALGIAYFWPNMIGLAATKTPKTGALGMSIIGAIGMFSTSIFQPIIGGWIDADRAAAEAQGLTGDELELVSGQETLGTMVLFPAILIVLFTILYFWLKNKKSEVEVATA is encoded by the coding sequence ATGGAAAGTTCCAGTACAAATTCTAATGTAAATGCGAATAGGCTATTTTATGCCAGTTGTTTCGCTTTAATTACTACCGCATTTTCTTTTGCGATTGCCGCAGGTATTCTAGACCAACTTAAAACAGAATTAGAATTAAGCGCAAGTCAAGCCGGATTAATTACTTCAATGTGGTTTGCAGGTTTTCCAATTGCCATGGTAATTGGAGGATTAATATATCATAAAGTAGGTGGAAAAGTAATTATGCAATTTGCATTTTTTGCACATGCTATTGGTATTTTATTACTAATTTTTTCTGAAAGTTATATGGGCCTATTAGTGGCCAACTTACTTATAGGGCTTGGTAACGGTTGTACCGAAGCTGCCTGTAACCCAATGATTGCTGATGCATACAAAGGTAATAGAATGAGTACAATGTTAAATCGGTTTCATATGTGGTTTCCTGGCGGTATTGCCGTAGGAAGCTTATTATCTGGCTTTATGACGGATTTCGGTATTATTGGTCAGAGCCAAGTATGGTTGCTTTTAATACCAGCTGTTATCTATGCTTATTTATTCTATGGTCAAACTTGGCCTAAAGCTAAAATTGAAGAGGCTGCTACTATTAGTGGAAACTTAAAAGGAATGTTTACGCCGTTATTTTTATTTATTGCAGTTTGTATGGCACTTACTGCTATTTCTGAATTTGGACCAAACCAATGGGTTGGACTTATCCTTTCAAAAAGCGGTGCTGAACCAACATTAATTTTAGCTTTAACTGCTGGTTTAATGGCTATTGCAAGATATTTTGGAGGTAATATGGTAGCAAAATTTGACCAGACAGGTGTGCTCTTAGGTTCTGCCGTTTTAGCAACTATTGGAATCTATTTATTTAGTACCCAAACAGGAGCAATGGCTTATGTTGCAGCTGTAATATTTGCATTAGGTATCGCTTATTTTTGGCCCAACATGATTGGCTTAGCGGCAACTAAAACTCCTAAAACAGGTGCCCTTGGTATGTCAATTATTGGTGCAATTGGTATGTTTTCGACCTCTATTTTTCAACCTATTATTGGCGGATGGATTGATGCTGATAGAGCAGCTGCAGAGGCACAGGGCTTAACTGGCGATGAGTTAGAATTGGTTTCTGGTCAAGAGACTTTAGGGACAATGGTGCTATTCCCTGCAATTTTAATAGTACTATTTACCATTCTCTATTTTTGGTTGAAAAACAAAAAAAGTGAAGTAGAAGTTGCTACGGCATAA
- a CDS encoding RidA family protein: MKYCIWIYLPFLMISCADINKGLDREVPSAEVKAHEDYNPEAALDSLGIVLRDQGTPVANYVHAVKAGNLIFLAGKGPKQANGENIVGKLGDGLTVEQGYQAAREVAINQLSVLKAELGNLNKVKRIVSVHGMVNAVPDFKDHSKVINGYSDLMVAVFGDTGKHARAAVGMGSLPGNIAVEVEMIVEVWE; encoded by the coding sequence ATGAAATATTGTATTTGGATTTATTTGCCATTTTTAATGATAAGTTGTGCTGATATAAACAAAGGTTTAGACCGGGAAGTACCATCTGCTGAAGTAAAAGCACACGAAGATTACAACCCAGAGGCAGCATTGGATAGTCTAGGAATTGTTTTAAGAGATCAAGGAACTCCTGTCGCAAATTATGTACATGCTGTAAAAGCAGGGAATCTTATATTTTTAGCAGGAAAAGGACCAAAACAGGCCAATGGCGAAAATATTGTTGGGAAATTAGGCGATGGCTTAACTGTAGAACAAGGCTATCAAGCGGCAAGAGAAGTGGCTATTAATCAGTTATCTGTCTTAAAAGCGGAGCTTGGCAATCTTAATAAAGTAAAAAGAATTGTAAGTGTACACGGTATGGTCAATGCAGTACCAGATTTCAAAGACCATTCTAAAGTAATTAACGGGTATTCAGACTTAATGGTAGCTGTTTTTGGTGATACTGGAAAACATGCACGTGCCGCAGTGGGTATGGGTTCATTACCTGGTAATATTGCAGTAGAGGTGGAGATGATTGTGGAAGTTTGGGAATAG
- a CDS encoding RNA polymerase sigma factor codes for MENHSDETLFQALKEGSESAFKKVYEDNRELFLNFARRYSLADEEVLDAYQDAYVALYENIQNGKLTTLKSSLSTYLISIGKYKIMERLRKRNKHTNNELLLNRVEEEDIVIEEFDIDNHELSTEQKLLKKYFDTLGEKCQKILTLFYYQQYNIKEIMAEGNYNSENVVKSQKSRCLKTLKEAINNASKL; via the coding sequence ATGGAAAATCATTCAGATGAAACTTTATTTCAAGCACTTAAAGAAGGCTCTGAATCTGCTTTTAAAAAGGTATATGAAGATAATCGTGAGCTGTTCTTGAATTTTGCAAGGAGATATTCACTGGCAGATGAAGAGGTGTTAGACGCATACCAAGATGCTTATGTGGCATTGTACGAGAATATTCAGAATGGAAAACTAACAACATTAAAAAGCTCCTTAAGTACCTATTTAATAAGTATTGGTAAGTATAAAATAATGGAGCGATTAAGAAAAAGAAATAAACACACCAATAATGAATTGTTATTAAATAGAGTAGAGGAAGAAGATATAGTTATTGAAGAATTTGATATTGATAATCATGAGTTATCAACTGAGCAAAAATTATTAAAAAAGTATTTTGATACTTTGGGAGAAAAATGCCAAAAGATATTAACGCTTTTCTACTACCAACAATACAACATTAAAGAAATAATGGCAGAAGGAAATTACAATAGTGAAAATGTGGTTAAAAGTCAGAAATCAAGATGTTTAAAAACATTAAAAGAAGCCATTAACAATGCCTCCAAATTATGA
- a CDS encoding tetratricopeptide repeat protein: MMDKEELVLKYFDGSLTEEEKVVFDQLVESDAEFKSQVEFEKDVKSVIRNKENDSHKKKLQGFESELSGGSTQKNRTFWKPLSIAASIALLIGVSWFVFNSDVFNGTAELYASNYEKYPNTVYTITRGDATDESLERLAFEAYETNDYDAAITYLTELKEKTRLDYVDFYLGQAYLAKGANLKAINKFQEIISINSEFKDEAYWYAALSHLKLDQKKEAEILLMELVKMGTYKMKEATDLLEKLN; encoded by the coding sequence ATGATGGATAAAGAAGAATTAGTATTAAAATATTTTGACGGTTCTTTAACTGAAGAAGAGAAAGTTGTATTTGATCAGCTGGTAGAAAGTGATGCTGAATTTAAATCGCAAGTTGAATTTGAGAAGGATGTTAAATCTGTTATACGAAATAAAGAAAATGACAGTCATAAGAAAAAACTACAAGGTTTTGAATCGGAATTAAGCGGTGGATCCACCCAGAAAAATCGAACTTTTTGGAAACCACTTAGTATTGCTGCGAGTATTGCTTTATTGATAGGTGTAAGCTGGTTTGTTTTTAATTCTGATGTGTTTAATGGAACAGCGGAATTGTATGCCTCTAATTATGAAAAATACCCTAATACAGTGTATACCATAACTCGTGGCGATGCTACGGATGAGTCATTGGAGCGTTTAGCTTTTGAAGCCTATGAAACCAATGATTATGATGCGGCTATTACATATCTTACTGAGTTAAAAGAGAAAACCAGGTTAGATTATGTAGATTTTTATTTAGGCCAAGCTTACCTTGCTAAAGGAGCTAATTTAAAAGCGATAAATAAATTTCAAGAAATTATATCTATAAATAGTGAGTTTAAAGATGAGGCCTATTGGTATGCCGCACTTTCGCATCTTAAATTAGATCAAAAGAAAGAAGCTGAAATTTTGTTAATGGAACTAGTCAAGATGGGTACTTATAAAATGAAAGAAGCAACGGATTTACTTGAAAAACTGAACTAA